One window of the Chryseotalea sp. WA131a genome contains the following:
- a CDS encoding CoA transferase subunit A gives MIDKQVKDAETAVHDIPNNATLMLGGFGLCGIPENCIAALLKKGVKGLTCISNNAGVDDFGIGLLLKTRQVKKMISSYVGENAEFERQLLSGELEVELIPQGTLAERVRAGGAGIPAFFTPAGVGTEVAEGKEIRVFDGKTYLMENWLKADFAIVKAWKGDTSGNLIYKGTARNFNPMMATAGKITIAEVEEMLPVGALDPNEIHTPGIFVHRIFQGNNYEKRIEQRTISNLKI, from the coding sequence ATGATTGACAAACAAGTAAAAGATGCCGAAACAGCGGTGCACGACATCCCCAACAATGCCACGCTTATGTTGGGTGGATTTGGCCTATGTGGGATACCTGAAAATTGTATTGCCGCGTTACTAAAAAAAGGTGTGAAAGGATTAACCTGCATCTCCAACAATGCAGGTGTCGATGATTTTGGGATTGGCTTATTGTTAAAAACACGACAGGTAAAAAAAATGATTTCGTCTTATGTAGGCGAGAATGCGGAGTTTGAGCGACAGTTATTATCTGGTGAACTGGAAGTTGAATTGATTCCACAAGGCACATTGGCCGAGCGCGTGCGGGCTGGCGGTGCTGGTATTCCTGCTTTCTTTACACCGGCCGGAGTAGGAACGGAGGTAGCTGAAGGAAAAGAGATTCGCGTGTTTGATGGCAAAACTTATTTGATGGAAAATTGGCTGAAGGCTGATTTTGCAATTGTAAAAGCGTGGAAAGGCGACACGTCTGGGAATTTGATTTACAAAGGCACCGCCCGAAACTTTAACCCAATGATGGCCACCGCTGGAAAAATTACCATTGCGGAAGTAGAAGAAATGTTGCCCGTAGGCGCACTCGACCCCAACGAAATTCACACACCGGGTATTTTTGTGCATCGGATTTTTCAAGGTAATAATTATGAGAAGAGGATTGAGCAGAGAACTATTTCTAATTTGAAAATTTGA
- the gldC gene encoding gliding motility protein GldC produces the protein MKQSEINFKVQLDSNNVPDKILWEATEKPDPGLTETKSISISLWDHTQKNTLRIDLWTKDMPVDEMKRFYIDCLGGLGQSVLTSTGDEHMSSEINALCERLAKHLSSQKG, from the coding sequence ATGAAACAATCTGAAATCAATTTTAAAGTTCAACTCGATAGCAACAACGTGCCCGACAAAATTCTATGGGAAGCCACCGAAAAACCAGACCCAGGGCTTACGGAAACAAAATCCATCAGCATTTCCTTGTGGGACCATACCCAAAAAAATACCCTCCGTATTGACTTGTGGACCAAAGACATGCCCGTGGACGAGATGAAACGGTTCTACATAGACTGCCTGGGGGGACTAGGCCAAAGCGTACTTACTTCCACTGGCGATGAGCATATGTCCAGTGAAATCAATGCTCTTTGCGAGCGGCTGGCCAAGCATCTAAGTTCTCAAAAAGGTTAA
- a CDS encoding four helix bundle protein, with translation MRDDKENVIIDLTFKFSLSIIDYCEKLESQRKYVLARQLLKSGTSIGANSREAQNAESKNDFIHKFKIAAKEADETEYWLELCKSSRHYPDPSELIPDLKVIIKIISKIIGSSKG, from the coding sequence ATGAGAGATGATAAAGAGAATGTAATCATTGATTTGACTTTCAAGTTTTCATTATCAATCATTGACTATTGCGAAAAGTTAGAGTCTCAACGAAAGTATGTTTTGGCTAGACAACTATTAAAATCTGGCACCTCCATTGGTGCTAACTCTAGAGAAGCCCAGAATGCAGAAAGCAAAAATGACTTTATTCATAAATTTAAAATTGCTGCAAAAGAAGCTGACGAAACTGAATACTGGTTGGAACTTTGTAAATCTTCTCGGCATTATCCTGACCCTTCTGAATTAATACCTGATTTAAAAGTCATCATCAAGATAATCTCTAAAATAATAGGTTCATCTAAAGGTTAA
- a CDS encoding PIG-L family deacetylase yields MRTKITWLFIIFSFAQIGFSQSRKQPSGSEIRLKMKKLNFLGSVLYVAAHPDDENTRAIAYLANDKLAATAYLSMTRGDGGQNLIGPEIRDLLGLIRTQELMAARRIDGGEQFFTRANDFGFSKTAKETFEIWNKQEILSDVVKVIRQFQPDVILTRFPPDERAGHGHHTASAILAQEAVDITNDPNQFPEQVKQFGTWQVKRLYTNTGRWWNQTINEKTPGILTMNVGTYNTLLGKSYSEIAAESRTQHKSQGFGSPGRRGDALEFFEYVKGERHINDVFDGVNTTWSKIKGAEKIPALIDKLLTEYKEENPAGSIPSLLTIRKSISTLGPSAWRDRKLNEVNQLLQDCAGLFVEVGADNFYVSPGQPVTATFEIINRSAANISLESIHSASVNWDSTLTTSLKNNLPLNFKSKRKLSDNATYSGPYWLKEKHSLGLFSFADKNLIGKPENDPSTTFDFTFKVHDENLVVTAPLVYKWTDPVKGELSRPFEIVPPVLVNLDKPVYLFTNEQPQTVSVLLKSSSSDVMAGNLFLELPSGWLAEPLVSSFELKKRGEEKTIRFMIYPGKDEIKSTIKAIAEVNGKKYDYSLQTIQYDHIPTQTLLPKAEEELLKVNLNKDGNTIGYIRGAGDDVPSSLRNMGYEVWEMKNEEITATNLKKVDAIVLGIRALNTNERIRYIMPDLLNYVKEGGTMIIQYNTSNDLEIDKDKISPYPLTLSRDRVTEENSEVRILKPEHPVLNTPNKITTADFEGWVQERGLYFPNVWDEKFDAILSMNDANEPARNGSLLVAQYGEGYYVYTGLSFFRELPEGVAGAYKLFANLVSLKKPRLEESKIKSKSKVKYK; encoded by the coding sequence ATGCGTACAAAAATCACTTGGTTATTCATCATTTTCAGCTTCGCTCAGATTGGATTTTCTCAGTCTAGAAAACAACCCAGCGGATCCGAAATCCGCCTAAAAATGAAAAAGCTGAATTTTCTTGGTTCGGTACTTTATGTAGCCGCCCATCCTGATGATGAAAACACCCGTGCCATTGCCTACTTGGCAAACGATAAACTAGCCGCCACCGCATACCTCTCCATGACGCGTGGCGATGGCGGCCAAAATTTAATTGGGCCCGAGATACGGGATTTGCTCGGATTGATTCGGACCCAAGAGTTAATGGCTGCCAGAAGGATTGATGGAGGCGAACAATTTTTTACGCGTGCCAACGACTTTGGATTTTCAAAAACAGCCAAAGAGACTTTTGAAATTTGGAACAAGCAAGAAATACTTTCGGATGTTGTAAAAGTTATTCGTCAATTTCAACCGGATGTTATACTCACGCGCTTTCCCCCGGATGAACGTGCAGGTCATGGACACCACACTGCCTCGGCTATCTTGGCACAGGAAGCGGTGGATATCACTAATGACCCCAATCAATTTCCTGAACAAGTAAAACAGTTTGGCACGTGGCAAGTCAAGCGATTGTACACCAACACAGGGCGCTGGTGGAACCAAACCATCAACGAAAAAACCCCTGGCATCTTAACGATGAATGTTGGCACCTATAACACCTTGCTGGGCAAGTCGTACTCTGAAATAGCTGCCGAAAGCCGCACGCAGCACAAGAGCCAAGGCTTTGGCTCGCCCGGAAGAAGGGGAGATGCACTGGAGTTTTTTGAATACGTAAAAGGGGAACGCCATATCAACGATGTTTTTGACGGTGTGAATACAACATGGTCAAAAATTAAAGGAGCTGAAAAAATACCTGCTCTGATTGATAAGTTGTTAACCGAATACAAAGAAGAAAATCCTGCTGGTTCGATTCCTTCTTTATTGACGATTCGTAAATCTATTTCTACACTTGGTCCTTCCGCTTGGCGCGACCGCAAGTTGAACGAAGTGAATCAGTTGTTGCAAGATTGCGCAGGCTTATTTGTGGAAGTAGGGGCCGATAATTTTTATGTTTCTCCTGGGCAACCAGTGACGGCAACTTTTGAAATAATTAACCGTTCTGCTGCCAATATTAGTTTGGAATCCATTCATTCAGCATCGGTAAATTGGGATAGCACGCTCACTACTTCATTAAAAAATAATCTACCGCTTAACTTTAAATCAAAACGGAAGTTGTCAGACAATGCCACCTACTCAGGGCCTTACTGGTTGAAAGAGAAACACTCGCTTGGATTGTTTTCGTTTGCGGATAAAAACTTGATTGGCAAACCAGAGAATGACCCTTCGACCACTTTCGACTTTACCTTTAAAGTGCACGATGAGAATTTAGTGGTTACAGCTCCGTTAGTTTATAAGTGGACGGATCCTGTAAAAGGAGAGTTATCTCGCCCATTTGAAATTGTTCCGCCCGTGTTGGTCAATTTAGATAAGCCTGTTTATCTTTTTACTAATGAGCAACCACAAACGGTAAGTGTTTTGTTAAAATCATCTTCTTCAGATGTAATGGCCGGAAATCTATTCTTGGAGTTGCCTTCGGGTTGGCTTGCAGAGCCTTTGGTAAGTTCATTTGAGTTAAAGAAACGCGGTGAAGAGAAAACCATTCGCTTCATGATTTATCCGGGCAAAGACGAAATTAAATCAACCATTAAAGCCATCGCTGAAGTGAACGGAAAGAAGTACGATTATTCATTGCAGACCATTCAGTACGACCATATCCCAACACAAACACTTTTGCCAAAGGCCGAAGAGGAATTGTTAAAAGTAAATCTGAATAAAGATGGCAACACGATTGGCTACATACGTGGTGCTGGCGATGATGTGCCTTCTAGCTTGCGCAACATGGGTTACGAAGTTTGGGAAATGAAAAACGAAGAAATCACGGCCACCAATCTCAAAAAAGTAGATGCCATAGTGCTGGGCATTCGTGCATTGAATACAAACGAGCGCATCCGGTACATCATGCCCGATTTGCTAAACTATGTCAAGGAAGGAGGCACCATGATTATTCAATACAATACCAGCAACGATTTGGAAATCGATAAAGATAAAATTTCGCCCTACCCACTCACGCTTTCGCGCGACCGCGTAACGGAAGAAAACAGTGAGGTGCGAATATTAAAACCAGAACACCCTGTCCTAAACACGCCCAACAAGATTACGACCGCTGATTTTGAAGGTTGGGTGCAAGAGCGTGGCTTGTATTTTCCAAATGTGTGGGATGAAAAATTTGATGCCATTTTATCCATGAACGATGCCAATGAGCCAGCACGAAACGGCAGTTTGTTGGTAGCACAATATGGAGAGGGCTATTATGTTTACACAGGGTTGTCTTTCTTCCGCGAGTTGCCCGAAGGCGTGGCGGGGGCTTACAAGTTGTTTGCAAATTTGGTTTCGTTGAAGAAGCCAAGGTTAGAGGAAAGCAAAATAAAGTCAAAAAGTAAGGTTAAGTACAAATGA
- a CDS encoding CoA transferase subunit B: MLDKVGIAKRIAQEVKDGMYINLGIGIPTLVANYIPKNINVVLQSENGLLGIGPFPMEGNVDPDLINAGKQTITMMPGSALFSSADSFGMIRGGKVNLTILGAMEVSENGDIANWKVPGKMVKGMGGAMDLVASAENIIVAMQHCSKEGASKLLKKCSLPITGLGCVKKIVSDLAVLDVLPTGGFQLLERAPGVSVEQIKNATEGRLFIDGEIPEMVL, encoded by the coding sequence ATGCTGGATAAGGTCGGAATTGCAAAACGCATCGCGCAAGAAGTAAAAGACGGTATGTACATCAACTTAGGCATTGGCATCCCTACTTTGGTGGCGAATTACATTCCAAAAAACATCAATGTGGTGCTTCAATCAGAAAACGGGTTGCTTGGCATTGGCCCCTTTCCAATGGAAGGCAATGTAGACCCCGACTTAATCAATGCCGGTAAACAGACTATTACTATGATGCCAGGCTCAGCGTTGTTCAGCTCCGCAGATAGTTTTGGAATGATACGAGGCGGGAAAGTAAACTTGACAATTTTAGGGGCAATGGAAGTATCTGAAAACGGAGACATTGCCAATTGGAAAGTGCCCGGCAAAATGGTAAAAGGCATGGGCGGTGCTATGGACTTAGTAGCCTCGGCCGAAAATATTATCGTGGCCATGCAACATTGCAGCAAAGAGGGTGCTTCCAAACTTTTAAAGAAATGCTCATTGCCCATCACGGGGTTAGGCTGTGTAAAAAAAATCGTGAGCGACCTAGCGGTATTGGATGTTTTGCCAACCGGTGGCTTTCAATTATTGGAGCGCGCACCAGGGGTATCTGTGGAGCAAATCAAAAATGCCACGGAAGGCAGACTGTTTATTGATGGTGAAATTCCTGAAATGGTATTGTGA